From the Helicobacter sp. MIT 05-5293 genome, one window contains:
- a CDS encoding Cj0069 family protein has product MKKHVVFFEAVGGSDKGKDGHRKDTVPMMDYLKKLGWTAEVVFFTDEILRDDAKKNEIYEYVKKGADAYVSRVNPGNLKEEKLYFDVLRKLCADGVIGMPHPDAMIGYGAKDALTKLRNTELVPTDTLAYYDPAEAQRIGVKWEAGGEHDFKKNFPKTLAKGERVLKQNRGSTGEGIWRVQIKDPNKYKGVSELPLDAEIRCTEAVDNHVEERKLGEFMDFCEKYLKGDNGMLVDMTFLPRIKEGEIRILMLYKDPIYVVHKKPAEGADAFSATLFSGAKYRYDKPEQWSELVGYFLSNLPEIKSKLGNYDLPLIWTADFILDTDANGKDKYVLGEINCSCVGFTSPAEFLDKTARRVANTIINIVEDAKS; this is encoded by the coding sequence ATGAAAAAACATGTTGTGTTTTTTGAGGCAGTGGGCGGAAGCGACAAAGGTAAAGACGGGCATAGAAAAGACACCGTGCCAATGATGGATTACCTTAAAAAGCTTGGCTGGACAGCAGAAGTCGTGTTTTTTACCGATGAGATTTTGCGTGATGACGCGAAGAAAAACGAGATTTACGAATATGTCAAAAAGGGTGCAGACGCGTATGTTTCGCGTGTGAATCCGGGTAACCTTAAAGAGGAAAAACTCTATTTTGATGTATTGCGCAAACTTTGCGCTGATGGCGTGATTGGTATGCCACACCCTGATGCGATGATTGGCTATGGTGCAAAAGACGCGCTTACCAAATTGCGCAATACCGAGCTTGTCCCAACTGATACTTTGGCATATTATGACCCCGCAGAAGCACAAAGAATCGGCGTCAAATGGGAAGCAGGCGGCGAGCATGACTTTAAGAAAAACTTCCCCAAAACCCTTGCAAAAGGTGAGCGTGTTTTGAAACAAAATCGCGGTAGCACTGGTGAAGGGATTTGGCGTGTGCAAATCAAAGACCCAAATAAATATAAAGGCGTGAGTGAATTGCCTCTTGATGCGGAGATTCGCTGCACCGAAGCGGTTGATAACCATGTTGAAGAGCGCAAACTCGGCGAGTTTATGGATTTTTGCGAAAAATACCTCAAGGGCGACAATGGAATGCTTGTCGATATGACATTCTTGCCCCGCATTAAAGAAGGTGAGATTCGAATCCTTATGCTTTATAAAGACCCTATTTATGTTGTGCATAAAAAACCTGCCGAGGGCGCAGACGCGTTTTCTGCAACACTCTTTAGCGGTGCGAAATATCGCTATGACAAACCCGAGCAATGGAGCGAGCTTGTGGGATATTTCCTTAGCAACTTGCCCGAGATTAAGAGCAAGCTTGGCAATTATGACTTGCCACTTATTTGGACTGCAGACTTTATCCTTGATACTGATGCAAATGGTAAAGACAAATATGTCTTGGGCGAAATCAACTGCTCATGCGTTGGCTTTACTTCTCCTGCAGAGTTTTTGGACAAAACTGCTCGCCGCGTGGCAAATACGATTATTAATATCGTTGAAGACGCGAAATCATAA